One genomic window of Xanthobacter dioxanivorans includes the following:
- a CDS encoding ATP12 family chaperone protein, translating to MRDLLEGIEDSVPGDDPVARARAAQRTPLPKRFYTDVSVGEGEGGFTILLDGRPVRTPARRLLAAPTRALAEAMAAEWAAQASEINPFFMPLTRLVNVALDRVAPEADAVRDEVVLYAGSDMLFYRAEGPQKLVERQAAHWDRVLDWMNEAHDARFFLAEGVRHVAQPEAALAQVRALVPLAPLALGAVHSMTTLTGSALLALAVAEDRLTVDEAWVAAHVDEDWNREQWGEDEAASARRAARRTEMDAAARLIRLLA from the coding sequence ATGCGCGACCTGTTGGAGGGCATCGAGGACAGCGTCCCCGGCGACGATCCCGTGGCGCGCGCCCGCGCGGCCCAGCGCACGCCCCTGCCGAAGCGTTTCTACACGGATGTGAGCGTCGGCGAGGGGGAGGGGGGCTTCACCATCCTCCTCGACGGGCGCCCGGTGCGCACGCCGGCGCGCCGGCTGCTGGCGGCCCCGACCCGCGCGCTGGCCGAGGCGATGGCGGCGGAATGGGCGGCCCAGGCGAGCGAGATCAACCCCTTCTTCATGCCTTTGACCCGCCTCGTGAACGTCGCTCTCGACCGGGTGGCGCCCGAGGCCGATGCGGTGCGCGACGAGGTGGTGCTCTATGCCGGCTCGGACATGCTGTTCTACCGCGCCGAAGGTCCGCAGAAGCTGGTGGAGCGGCAGGCTGCGCATTGGGATCGCGTCCTCGACTGGATGAACGAAGCTCACGACGCCCGCTTTTTCCTCGCCGAAGGCGTGCGGCACGTGGCCCAGCCCGAGGCGGCGCTGGCGCAGGTACGGGCCCTCGTGCCGCTTGCGCCGCTGGCCCTGGGGGCGGTGCATTCCATGACCACCCTGACCGGCTCGGCGCTGCTCGCCCTCGCCGTTGCCGAGGACAGGCTGACCGTGGACGAGGCCTGGGTCGCCGCCCATGTGGACGAGGACTGGAACCGCGAGCAGTGGGGCGAGGATGAGGCCGCCAGCGCCCGCCGCGCCGCCCGCCGCACCGAGATGGACGCGGCGGCGCGGCTGATCCGGCTGCTCGCCTGA
- a CDS encoding TfoX/Sxy family protein, with product MDADTLADLFSAFGPVQARRMFGGCGIYADGLMFAIEVGGTIHLKADGRLAEELGARGSAPFSYVAKGQVRTMAGFWSVPEAALDDADDLAALARRALDVARTAAAAKSVKAARGRTSAAPEAGGEGVASARPAGRGPAAGRRPAKASARPRAAKPPRA from the coding sequence ATGGATGCCGATACCCTTGCAGACCTGTTTTCCGCCTTCGGCCCGGTCCAGGCGCGGCGCATGTTCGGCGGCTGCGGGATCTATGCCGACGGGCTGATGTTCGCCATCGAGGTGGGCGGGACCATCCATCTGAAGGCGGACGGCCGCCTCGCGGAAGAGCTGGGCGCGCGGGGCTCGGCCCCCTTCAGCTATGTGGCGAAGGGGCAGGTGCGGACCATGGCCGGCTTCTGGTCGGTGCCGGAGGCGGCCCTCGACGATGCCGACGATCTCGCAGCCCTCGCCCGACGGGCGCTCGACGTGGCGCGGACGGCGGCGGCGGCGAAGAGCGTGAAAGCGGCGCGCGGGAGGACGTCAGCAGCGCCCGAAGCCGGCGGGGAGGGGGTGGCTTCAGCCCGCCCTGCGGGGCGGGGCCCTGCTGCGGGACGGCGTCCTGCGAAAGCATCCGCCCGCCCGCGGGCGGCGAAACCCCCGCGGGCCTGA
- a CDS encoding DEAD/DEAH box helicase yields the protein MSFSELGLSEKVLAAVADTGYTQPTPIQAQAIPHVLARRDVLGLAQTGTGKTAAFTLPMLTLLEQGRARARMPRTLILEPTRELAAQVEENFVRYGKNNKLNVALLIGGVSFGDQDTKLVRGVDVLIATPGRLLDHVERGRLLLSGIEILVIDEADRMLDMGFIPDIERICKLVPFTRQTLFFSATMPPEIQRLVSQFLSNPVRVEVSKPASTAATVSQMLVATGREDFEKRDTLRNLIRDCEGLQNGIIFCNRKRDVAVLHRSLQKHGFNAVALHGDMDQHARIKALDQFRVGEATLLVASDVAARGLDIPAVSHVFNYDVPHHAEDYVHRVGRTGRAGRAGTAYTLVTHLDAKSLSAIEKLIGNAIPWHGPTIAEAPASTERRERRDDGRLRGKRRVEKDGRAEGRPEREARPPREPRPEREPRAEREPRAERAARPEREPRAEREARPEREPRAEREARPEREPRREREPRREREPREGDRPEAEARAPRPERVRRPAREDIGDARPARRERAPANEPADMSHLPAFLLRPVRVKAS from the coding sequence ATGTCATTTTCCGAACTCGGCCTGAGCGAGAAGGTTCTCGCGGCGGTCGCCGACACTGGCTATACACAGCCCACACCGATCCAGGCCCAGGCCATCCCCCACGTTCTGGCGCGCCGCGATGTGCTCGGCCTCGCCCAGACCGGTACCGGCAAGACGGCCGCCTTCACCCTGCCCATGCTCACACTGCTGGAGCAGGGACGGGCCCGGGCCCGCATGCCGCGGACGCTCATTCTGGAGCCGACCCGCGAACTCGCCGCGCAGGTGGAAGAAAATTTCGTCCGCTACGGCAAGAACAACAAGCTGAACGTCGCCCTCCTCATCGGCGGCGTTTCCTTCGGCGACCAGGACACCAAGCTGGTGCGTGGCGTGGATGTGCTCATAGCCACCCCCGGCCGCCTGCTTGACCACGTGGAGCGTGGTCGCCTGCTCCTCTCCGGCATCGAGATCCTCGTCATCGACGAGGCGGACCGCATGCTGGACATGGGCTTCATCCCGGATATCGAGCGCATCTGCAAGCTGGTGCCGTTCACCCGGCAGACGCTGTTCTTCTCGGCCACCATGCCGCCGGAGATCCAGCGCCTCGTCTCGCAGTTCCTCTCGAATCCGGTGCGGGTCGAGGTCTCGAAGCCCGCATCGACCGCCGCAACGGTGAGCCAGATGCTGGTCGCCACCGGCCGCGAGGACTTCGAGAAGCGCGACACGCTGCGCAACCTCATCCGCGACTGCGAGGGGCTGCAGAACGGCATCATCTTCTGCAACCGCAAGCGCGACGTGGCGGTGCTCCACCGCTCGCTGCAGAAGCACGGCTTCAACGCCGTCGCCCTGCACGGCGACATGGACCAGCATGCCCGCATCAAGGCCCTCGACCAGTTCCGGGTCGGCGAGGCCACCCTGCTCGTCGCCTCGGACGTGGCGGCGCGCGGGCTCGACATTCCGGCGGTGAGCCACGTCTTCAACTATGACGTGCCACATCATGCGGAAGACTATGTGCACCGTGTCGGCCGCACCGGCCGCGCCGGGCGGGCGGGAACGGCCTATACCCTGGTCACTCACCTCGACGCCAAGTCGCTTTCGGCCATCGAGAAGCTCATCGGCAACGCCATTCCCTGGCACGGCCCCACCATCGCCGAGGCCCCGGCCTCCACCGAACGCCGGGAACGGCGGGATGACGGGCGCCTGCGCGGCAAGCGCCGCGTCGAGAAGGACGGTCGTGCCGAAGGGCGGCCCGAGCGCGAGGCAAGGCCCCCGCGCGAACCAAGGCCGGAGCGGGAGCCCAGGGCAGAACGGGAGCCCAGGGCGGAGCGCGCGGCCCGGCCGGAGCGCGAGCCCAGGGCAGAGCGTGAGGCACGTCCGGAGCGGGAGCCGAGGGCGGAACGCGAGGCCCGGCCCGAGCGGGAGCCGCGGCGCGAACGTGAACCCCGGCGCGAGCGGGAGCCCCGCGAGGGTGACCGTCCCGAGGCCGAGGCGCGCGCGCCGCGTCCCGAGCGGGTCCGCAGGCCGGCACGCGAGGACATCGGCGATGCCCGCCCCGCACGGCGCGAGCGCGCCCCGGCGAACGAGCCGGCCGACATGTCCCACTTGCCCGCCTTCCTGCTGCGCCCGGTGCGCGTCAAGGCGAGCTGA
- a CDS encoding MFS transporter, with protein MPFLPILGLAAFASAFSLRVVDPMLNILAADLQVSLQQVALLASAFTLPYAAMQLFFGPIGDAVGKVRLIRFNLSMLAVGLALSAVATGDGMLLVVRAFSGAFAGGIIPVVLAAVGDRVPFEKRAEALSRVLLALVLGQLGGSALAGVIAEYAGWRPVFWCAFAVALAAALAAIFGLTEERTAQPLSFRASLGRYALVLGNPLSKKIYAIVALEGALIFGAFPLTAPLLVSHGLGDAKEAGLALGTFAVGGAFYTFAVSALVRRLGLHGMVRAGAAAGGFLLMAIATGPSLFLLVPLFGLAGFAFYMIHNVMQILATELAPEARGSGMALFASSFFLGQGLGAIVQAQVAGLIGPATTFLMAGIGMVLVSIPAGMLPPRTGKVQPPPPL; from the coding sequence ATGCCCTTCCTCCCCATACTGGGCCTCGCCGCCTTCGCGAGCGCGTTTTCCCTGCGCGTCGTGGACCCGATGCTCAACATCCTCGCCGCGGACCTTCAGGTGTCGCTCCAGCAGGTGGCGCTGCTCGCCAGCGCCTTCACCCTGCCGTATGCGGCCATGCAGCTGTTCTTCGGCCCCATCGGGGACGCGGTGGGGAAGGTTCGGCTCATCCGCTTCAACCTGTCCATGCTGGCGGTGGGGCTGGCCTTGTCGGCGGTCGCGACGGGCGATGGGATGCTGCTCGTGGTGCGTGCCTTTTCCGGCGCCTTCGCCGGCGGCATCATCCCGGTGGTCCTCGCCGCGGTCGGCGACCGCGTGCCCTTCGAGAAGCGGGCGGAGGCGCTGAGCCGGGTGCTGCTTGCCCTGGTGCTTGGGCAGCTCGGGGGCTCGGCGCTTGCAGGGGTGATCGCCGAATATGCCGGCTGGCGCCCGGTGTTCTGGTGCGCCTTCGCCGTGGCCTTGGCCGCGGCGCTGGCCGCCATCTTCGGCCTCACCGAGGAGCGCACGGCGCAGCCCTTGTCCTTCCGCGCGTCTCTCGGCCGCTACGCCCTCGTGCTCGGCAATCCGCTCTCGAAGAAGATCTATGCCATCGTCGCGCTGGAGGGGGCCCTGATCTTCGGCGCCTTCCCGCTGACCGCCCCGCTCCTGGTGTCGCACGGCCTGGGCGACGCGAAGGAGGCCGGTCTTGCGCTGGGGACCTTCGCCGTCGGCGGGGCCTTCTACACCTTCGCGGTCTCGGCGCTGGTGCGCCGGCTGGGGCTCCACGGCATGGTGCGGGCCGGCGCGGCGGCGGGCGGGTTCCTGCTGATGGCCATCGCCACCGGCCCGAGCCTGTTCCTGCTGGTCCCGCTCTTCGGTCTCGCCGGCTTCGCCTTCTACATGATCCACAACGTCATGCAGATCCTCGCCACCGAACTCGCGCCGGAGGCGCGGGGATCGGGCATGGCGCTGTTCGCCTCGTCCTTCTTCCTGGGCCAGGGCCTGGGGGCGATCGTCCAGGCGCAGGTGGCGGGTCTCATCGGGCCGGCCACGACCTTCCTGATGGCGGGCATCGGCATGGTGCTGGTCTCCATTCCCGCCGGCATGCTGCCGCCGCGCACGGGGAAGGTGCAGCCGCCACCCCCGCTGTGA